The Phoenix dactylifera cultivar Barhee BC4 chromosome 9, palm_55x_up_171113_PBpolish2nd_filt_p, whole genome shotgun sequence genome window below encodes:
- the LOC120111930 gene encoding signaling peptide TAXIMIN 1-like, with amino-acid sequence MCCDGKCRPLGWLLGLPFAFLSLLVSLIGVAVWIVGLLLSCICPCCLCVTILVELSIELIKAPLHVMEWFTSKIPC; translated from the exons ATGTGCTGCGACGGCAAGTGCCGGCCGCTTGGATGGCTGTTGGGACTCCCCTtcgccttcctctccctccttgTCTCCCTCATCGGCGTCGCGGTCTGGATCGTAGG GTTGCTGCTGTCGTGTATATGCCCGTGCTGCCTCTGTGTGACGATATTGGTGGAGCTGTCGATCGAGCTTATCAAAGCACCTCTTCACGTCATGGAGTGGTTTACCTCCAAGATACCTTGTTAG
- the LOC103703632 gene encoding transcription factor GTE4-like isoform X1 has product MASGPLVGGGAGGDGSREKQRWAESNKVYTRKTHNKNPKPASNPQPPPSSDQTPTAATAADDAASSPRRPPPPQPPAPSSVASDDDASSLNRPQPPDAAQRSQPNVHSRSITISLASRSRQEIRELRRKLTAELEQVRALSRKIEAREVQLASAAAAVSSAPAAGYTHSQLSVTDPNTPVSTKTPASAPFRRQPTVSVATENNPSEGLEKEKRTPKANQYYRNSDFVLGKEKFPPPEPHGHKKSKANGSKKHSLGELDHGTDAVEKKFAQAFKSCAVLLAKLMKHKHGWVFNSPVDAKALGLHDYFSIIKHPMDLGTVKSRLSKNWYKSPREFAEDVRLTFRNAMIYNPEGQDVHIMAKQLSQIFDERWPAIEAEFSYLSHPPAPKKPPPLDVRTLERSDSTIYPMAVDSKMKPVNYAPPVGRPQALKKPKAKDPHKRDMTFEEKQRLSNNLQNLPPEKLENIVQIIKKRNSSVYQHDDEIEVDIDSVDVETLWELDRFVTNYKKSLSKNKRKAELAVLARQEAERNAREMVHERAQEPIPVEMPNESKTVVDEKYVASSSPAGEETKGDNASRSSSSSSSSSDSGSSSTDSDSESSSAYGSDVARSPRT; this is encoded by the exons ATGGCGTCGGGGCCTCTTGTAGGGGGCGGCGCCGGCGGTGACGGCTCGCGGGAGAAGCAGCGGTGGGCGGAGAGCAACAAGGTCTACACCCGGAAAACCCACAACAAGAACCCCAAGCCCGCCTCCAATCCCCAGCCCCCGCCATCATCCGATCAAACCCCCACAGCCGCCACAGCCGCCGACGACGCCGCCAGCTCCCCCCGCCGCCCGCCTCCGCCGCAGCCACCTGCCCCCTCCTCCGTTGCCTCCGACGATGACGCCTCCAGCCTCAACCGCCCCCAGCCCCCTGATGCTGCTCAGCGGAGCCAGCCCAACGTCCACAGCCGCAGCATCACCATCAGCCTCGCCTCCCGGTCGAGGCAGGAGATCCGGGAGCTCCGCCGCAAGCTCACTGCCGAGCTCGAGCAGGTACGTGCGCTCTCCCGGAAGATTGAGGCCCGCGAGGTCCAGCTCGCCTCCGCCGCGGCCGCCGTTTCCTCCGCTCCGGCTGCCGGGTACACCCACTCCCAGCTTTCCGTGACTGACCCTAACACCCCTGTCTCTACCAAGACCCCCGCTTCGGCCCCGTTCCGCCGCCAGCCCACTGTTTCTGTTGCCACCGAGAACAACCCTAGCGAGGGCTTGGAGAAGGAGAAGCGGACGCCCAAGGCCAACCAGTACTACCGGAACTCTGACTTTGTCCTCGGGAAGGAGAAATTTCCACCCCCTGAGCCTCATGGCCACAAGAAGTCCAAGGCTAATGGCAGCAAGAAGCATAGTTTAGGGGAGTTGGACCATGGCACCGATGCTGTGGAAAAGAAGTTTGCTCAGGCCTTCAAGAGCTGTGCCGTGCTTCTCGCCAAGCTGATGAAGCACAAGCATGGGTGGGTCTTCAATAGCCCAGTTGACGCGAAAGCCCTCGGCCTACATGACTACTTCAGCATCATCAAACACCCGATGGACCTCGGCACCGTAAAGTCCCGGCTCAGCAAGAACTGGTACAAGTCCCCTCGGGAGTTTGCAGAGGATGTGAGACTCACCTTCCGCAATGCTATGATTTACAACCCTGAGGGGCAGGATGTTCACATCATGGCCAAGCAGCTGTCCCAGATATTTGACGAGCGGTGGCCTGCCATCGAGGCCGAGTTCTCCTACCTTTCCCACCCACCTGCGCCAAAGAAGCCTCCGCCGCTTGATGTGAGGACTTTGGAGAGGTCAGATTCCACCATTTATCCTATGGCAGTAGATTCGAAGATGAAGCCGGTGAATTATGCCCCACCTGTTGGCCGGCCGCAGGCCCTGAAGAAGCCGAAGGCAAAGGATCCACACAAGAGGGATATGACATTCGAGGAGAAGCAGAGACTGAGCAATAACCTACAGAATTTGCCACCAGAGAAGCTAGAGAACATAGTGCAGATCATTAAGAAGAGGAATTCATCTGTCTACCAGCATGATGATGAAATCGAAGTGGATATAGATAGCGTGGATGTGGAGACACTCTGGGAGCTTGATAGATTTGTGACCAATTACAAAAAGAGTCTAAGCAAGAACAAGAGGAAGGCGGAGCTTGCTGTTCTAGCCAGGCAAGAGGCTGAGCGTAATGCCAGGGAAATGGTGCATGAAAGG GCTCAAGAGCCTATCCCTGTGGAAATGCCCAATGAAAGTAAGACAG TGGTGGATGAGAAGTACGTGGCTTCTTCGTCACCAGCTGGAGAAGAAACAAAAGGGGATAATGCCAGTAGATCAAGCAGTTCAAGCAGCTCTAGCAGTGATTCAGGATCCTCGTCCACTG ATTCCGACAGTGAAAGTTCTTCTGCATATGGATCGGATGTGGCACGTTCACCTAGAACATGA
- the LOC103703632 gene encoding transcription factor GTE4-like isoform X2, whose translation MASGPLVGGGAGGDGSREKQRWAESNKVYTRKTHNKNPKPASNPQPPPSSDQTPTAATAADDAASSPRRPPPPQPPAPSSVASDDDASSLNRPQPPDAAQRSQPNVHSRSITISLASRSRQEIRELRRKLTAELEQVRALSRKIEAREVQLASAAAAVSSAPAAGYTHSQLSVTDPNTPVSTKTPASAPFRRQPTVSVATENNPSEGLEKEKRTPKANQYYRNSDFVLGKEKFPPPEPHGHKKSKANGSKKHSLGELDHGTDAVEKKFAQAFKSCAVLLAKLMKHKHGWVFNSPVDAKALGLHDYFSIIKHPMDLGTVKSRLSKNWYKSPREFAEDVRLTFRNAMIYNPEGQDVHIMAKQLSQIFDERWPAIEAEFSYLSHPPAPKKPPPLDVRTLERSDSTIYPMAVDSKMKPVNYAPPVGRPQALKKPKAKDPHKRDMTFEEKQRLSNNLQNLPPEKLENIVQIIKKRNSSVYQHDDEIEVDIDSVDVETLWELDRFVTNYKKSLSKNKRKAELAVLARQEAERNAREMVHERAQEPIPVEMPNEMVDEKYVASSSPAGEETKGDNASRSSSSSSSSSDSGSSSTDSDSESSSAYGSDVARSPRT comes from the exons ATGGCGTCGGGGCCTCTTGTAGGGGGCGGCGCCGGCGGTGACGGCTCGCGGGAGAAGCAGCGGTGGGCGGAGAGCAACAAGGTCTACACCCGGAAAACCCACAACAAGAACCCCAAGCCCGCCTCCAATCCCCAGCCCCCGCCATCATCCGATCAAACCCCCACAGCCGCCACAGCCGCCGACGACGCCGCCAGCTCCCCCCGCCGCCCGCCTCCGCCGCAGCCACCTGCCCCCTCCTCCGTTGCCTCCGACGATGACGCCTCCAGCCTCAACCGCCCCCAGCCCCCTGATGCTGCTCAGCGGAGCCAGCCCAACGTCCACAGCCGCAGCATCACCATCAGCCTCGCCTCCCGGTCGAGGCAGGAGATCCGGGAGCTCCGCCGCAAGCTCACTGCCGAGCTCGAGCAGGTACGTGCGCTCTCCCGGAAGATTGAGGCCCGCGAGGTCCAGCTCGCCTCCGCCGCGGCCGCCGTTTCCTCCGCTCCGGCTGCCGGGTACACCCACTCCCAGCTTTCCGTGACTGACCCTAACACCCCTGTCTCTACCAAGACCCCCGCTTCGGCCCCGTTCCGCCGCCAGCCCACTGTTTCTGTTGCCACCGAGAACAACCCTAGCGAGGGCTTGGAGAAGGAGAAGCGGACGCCCAAGGCCAACCAGTACTACCGGAACTCTGACTTTGTCCTCGGGAAGGAGAAATTTCCACCCCCTGAGCCTCATGGCCACAAGAAGTCCAAGGCTAATGGCAGCAAGAAGCATAGTTTAGGGGAGTTGGACCATGGCACCGATGCTGTGGAAAAGAAGTTTGCTCAGGCCTTCAAGAGCTGTGCCGTGCTTCTCGCCAAGCTGATGAAGCACAAGCATGGGTGGGTCTTCAATAGCCCAGTTGACGCGAAAGCCCTCGGCCTACATGACTACTTCAGCATCATCAAACACCCGATGGACCTCGGCACCGTAAAGTCCCGGCTCAGCAAGAACTGGTACAAGTCCCCTCGGGAGTTTGCAGAGGATGTGAGACTCACCTTCCGCAATGCTATGATTTACAACCCTGAGGGGCAGGATGTTCACATCATGGCCAAGCAGCTGTCCCAGATATTTGACGAGCGGTGGCCTGCCATCGAGGCCGAGTTCTCCTACCTTTCCCACCCACCTGCGCCAAAGAAGCCTCCGCCGCTTGATGTGAGGACTTTGGAGAGGTCAGATTCCACCATTTATCCTATGGCAGTAGATTCGAAGATGAAGCCGGTGAATTATGCCCCACCTGTTGGCCGGCCGCAGGCCCTGAAGAAGCCGAAGGCAAAGGATCCACACAAGAGGGATATGACATTCGAGGAGAAGCAGAGACTGAGCAATAACCTACAGAATTTGCCACCAGAGAAGCTAGAGAACATAGTGCAGATCATTAAGAAGAGGAATTCATCTGTCTACCAGCATGATGATGAAATCGAAGTGGATATAGATAGCGTGGATGTGGAGACACTCTGGGAGCTTGATAGATTTGTGACCAATTACAAAAAGAGTCTAAGCAAGAACAAGAGGAAGGCGGAGCTTGCTGTTCTAGCCAGGCAAGAGGCTGAGCGTAATGCCAGGGAAATGGTGCATGAAAGG GCTCAAGAGCCTATCCCTGTGGAAATGCCCAATGAAA TGGTGGATGAGAAGTACGTGGCTTCTTCGTCACCAGCTGGAGAAGAAACAAAAGGGGATAATGCCAGTAGATCAAGCAGTTCAAGCAGCTCTAGCAGTGATTCAGGATCCTCGTCCACTG ATTCCGACAGTGAAAGTTCTTCTGCATATGGATCGGATGTGGCACGTTCACCTAGAACATGA